The following coding sequences are from one bacterium window:
- a CDS encoding winged helix-turn-helix domain-containing protein, with translation MRLNFDLKIQPALLSQVAKLERLMGQLETKLERNFHSKPYAEITNSINSLCALRSVKRADQTQIRIEEILVKKIIDNGVMPGKRDLLSLASLLAGIDTPGVGIKVRSEAASFYGQLAPIIVPEQIFPTLAPYMVERRVDEILEWVRVELEKWPAQDAEWPPVIVISAAFVMLLQAYPVGDLTHPCALLLMLCLFNQHNFSLATESNLIGYFETYRSHYFQLLREAEKSLFANWATLSPWIGFVIDALTAGAQKLLSESNYKELRPRLTTTQEEILNCIRKNSPASREIIAEATGINLATVKYNLGILVEQRYLNRVGNGRATSYRPV, from the coding sequence ATGCGTCTTAATTTTGATCTCAAAATCCAGCCAGCCCTACTAAGTCAAGTAGCAAAGCTTGAACGCTTAATGGGACAACTCGAAACTAAACTTGAGAGAAATTTCCACTCTAAGCCCTATGCTGAAATCACTAATTCCATTAACTCGCTCTGCGCACTCAGATCTGTAAAGCGAGCCGATCAGACTCAAATTAGAATCGAAGAAATTTTAGTCAAAAAGATCATCGACAATGGGGTCATGCCGGGGAAGCGCGACCTTTTAAGTTTAGCTTCACTGCTGGCTGGGATTGATACTCCCGGTGTTGGCATTAAAGTGCGCTCAGAAGCGGCAAGTTTTTATGGGCAGCTTGCTCCGATTATTGTTCCGGAACAGATCTTTCCCACGCTGGCCCCCTATATGGTCGAGCGGCGTGTGGATGAAATCTTAGAATGGGTTCGAGTAGAGCTCGAAAAGTGGCCTGCACAAGATGCTGAGTGGCCCCCAGTAATCGTGATCAGTGCTGCCTTTGTCATGCTTTTACAGGCCTATCCCGTTGGAGACTTAACTCATCCTTGCGCGCTACTTTTGATGCTCTGTCTTTTCAATCAACACAATTTCAGCCTTGCGACTGAATCTAATTTGATTGGCTATTTCGAAACATATCGAAGTCATTATTTTCAGCTACTACGCGAAGCAGAGAAAAGCCTGTTTGCAAACTGGGCGACACTGAGCCCCTGGATCGGGTTTGTGATTGATGCCCTGACTGCTGGAGCGCAAAAACTTTTAAGTGAATCAAATTATAAGGAACTGCGTCCGCGGCTGACCACAACTCAAGAAGAAATCCTTAATTGCATCCGCAAAAACTCCCCTGCATCACGGGAGATTATTGCCGAAGCAACAGGAATTAATCTGGCAACGGTAAAGTATAATTTGGGAATTCTCGTCGAGCAGCGCTACCTCAACCGGGTGGGTAATGGGCGGGCGACAAGTTATCGACCAGTGTAG
- a CDS encoding ParB/RepB/Spo0J family partition protein: MKTKKTTKKNIEKKLGSKIASKLHKSRKANSKSFTARTKSARENSHTYQTHSAASTRRVALGRGLSSLLEPTFSVPVSSSASALPSKRHFEVIEGRAESRAENRSSTETINSVNHQIAAINPVNNGALADVPTSAEDWGSFVGDDFSPTKISSLEHAPEHEVRDVFVVDINLIAANPNQPRKIFSEAELESLTNSIRETGLLQPIVVRRKHSQDNSEHFEIVAGERRYRAALRAKLQEIPVILKQLSDKEALEIGIIENIQRADLNPIEEAQAYARLQDEFGSSHVEIAKTVGKDRTSVVNALRLLKLPAQVLHYLETGKLTAGHGRALLMLEDGVEQIRLAEQIVQENISVRSLERLAQEKSPKKRSKAEATSNNKTPQIAELENRLRRALGTKVSLNMNVTGAGEMRVSFFSHEEFERILERINA, encoded by the coding sequence ATGAAAACTAAGAAAACTACAAAGAAAAATATTGAGAAGAAACTAGGATCGAAAATTGCCTCCAAGCTACATAAGTCAAGAAAGGCAAATTCTAAATCATTTACAGCGAGAACAAAGTCCGCGCGGGAGAATAGCCATACTTACCAAACCCATAGTGCTGCCTCGACCCGAAGAGTTGCGCTTGGTCGCGGTCTAAGTTCGCTACTTGAACCTACCTTCTCTGTTCCAGTGTCTAGCTCAGCTAGCGCACTACCCTCAAAAAGACATTTTGAAGTGATTGAAGGGAGAGCAGAAAGTCGAGCAGAAAATCGCTCCAGCACTGAAACAATTAATTCGGTAAATCACCAAATTGCAGCGATAAATCCAGTAAATAATGGCGCTTTAGCAGACGTGCCAACAAGCGCCGAAGACTGGGGCTCGTTTGTAGGCGATGATTTTAGTCCGACAAAGATTTCGTCTTTGGAGCATGCCCCTGAGCACGAAGTGCGAGATGTGTTCGTCGTCGATATTAATCTGATTGCAGCAAATCCAAATCAGCCACGTAAAATCTTTAGTGAAGCGGAGCTTGAAAGCCTCACAAACTCAATCCGTGAAACAGGCTTACTACAGCCGATTGTCGTGCGTCGCAAACATTCACAAGATAATTCAGAGCACTTTGAAATCGTTGCCGGAGAGCGAAGATATCGAGCGGCATTGCGCGCCAAATTGCAAGAAATCCCTGTGATTTTAAAGCAATTAAGCGACAAGGAAGCTTTAGAAATTGGCATCATTGAAAACATTCAACGCGCCGATTTAAACCCGATTGAAGAAGCCCAAGCCTACGCGCGGTTACAGGATGAATTCGGTAGCTCGCATGTAGAAATAGCCAAAACAGTGGGCAAAGACCGCACCTCGGTTGTTAATGCCTTGCGACTTTTAAAACTGCCCGCTCAAGTTCTTCATTATCTAGAAACTGGAAAATTAACAGCCGGACACGGCCGGGCACTTTTAATGCTTGAAGACGGAGTAGAACAAATTCGGCTGGCAGAACAGATTGTGCAAGAGAACATCTCAGTGCGCTCGCTCGAGCGCCTAGCGCAAGAAAAAAGCCCGAAAAAACGTAGCAAAGCTGAAGCAACAAGCAACAATAAAACACCACAAATTGCCGAACTTGAGAATCGATTACGTCGGGCTTTGGGCACGAAGGTGTCTTTGAACATGAACGTAACTGGGGCAGGCGAGATGCGCGTGAGTTTTTTCTCACACGAGGAATTTGAGCGCATTTTAGAGCGAATTAATGCCTAG